From a single Coriobacteriaceae bacterium genomic region:
- the ppdK gene encoding pyruvate, phosphate dikinase, with translation MSDCKRVYRFGTDAQGTCVTEGDKSMNFVLGGKGANLAEMSRIGLPVPGGFTITCQTCVEYSGAGNVWPVGALDEIVAAEADLEARCGKKLGDARDPLLVSVRSGAPFSMPGMMDTVLNLGLNDDSVQGLIAQTQNPRFAWDSYRRFIQMFSNVVMGVDADLFENALTQARLVAGVRVDSELSAEDLQELVETFKGIFSDNVEAALYPELEVADGKPVFPHDPELQLRLAIQAVFGSWMNERACIYRKQHGISDDLGTAVNVQAMAFGNKGETSATGVAFTRNPADGTKEFYGDFLVNAQGEDVVAGIRNTEPIADLKTTPGLESAGEELERVFLTLEDHYRDMCDIEFTIEQGKLWMLQTRVGKRTATAALRIAIEMVEEGLITREEAVSRIDPAQLDQLLHPQFDSSKKYEALACGLNASPGAAVGEVVFSSDDAVARSAEGHKVILVRWETNPDDLKSMVAAEGILTSHGGKTSHAAVIARGMGTPCVCGVERFHIDAAEKVVRIEGSDRVLHEGDIISIDGTQGIVVDGAVDLVSAELTGDLDTLLSWADEIRLDETDGHANHVRVNADNPEDAELALEFGAEAIGLCRTEHMFLGDRKNIIQSFILSDDEAVKQQALADLLKVQTEDFLSMFKTMSGREVVVRLLDPPLHEFLDNPRELEVAITKKEAAGASEEELAALRARLRRIDGMVESNPMLGLRGVRLSVVFGDLPLMQVRAVATAAARLIKEGVDPRPEIMVPLVSITAEHVQTREVIERVIAEVSAEEGVELNIPVGTMLELPRACMVADEIAQHADFFCFGTNDLTQTTFGFSRDDAEAKFIPLYMHKKILKDNPFETIDSAVLELVRMAVEKGRATNPGMHFGVCGEHGGDPKSIKALFNAADVDYVSCSPYRVPLARLAAAQAKLEAKRSA, from the coding sequence GTGAGCGATTGCAAGAGGGTTTACCGTTTTGGAACCGATGCCCAGGGCACATGTGTCACCGAGGGCGATAAGTCCATGAACTTCGTGCTTGGCGGCAAAGGCGCTAACCTTGCCGAGATGAGTCGTATCGGCCTGCCGGTTCCCGGTGGCTTTACCATTACCTGCCAGACCTGCGTTGAGTACTCCGGTGCCGGCAACGTGTGGCCCGTGGGTGCGCTCGACGAGATCGTTGCTGCCGAGGCCGACCTCGAGGCCCGTTGCGGCAAGAAGCTCGGCGACGCTCGTGACCCGCTGCTCGTCTCGGTGCGCTCGGGCGCTCCGTTCTCCATGCCCGGCATGATGGACACGGTCCTCAACCTGGGCCTCAACGACGATTCCGTTCAGGGCCTTATCGCCCAGACGCAAAACCCGCGCTTTGCCTGGGATAGCTATCGTCGCTTTATCCAGATGTTCTCCAACGTCGTCATGGGTGTCGATGCCGACTTGTTCGAGAATGCCCTGACCCAGGCTCGCCTGGTCGCCGGCGTTCGCGTCGATTCTGAGCTTTCGGCCGAGGACCTGCAGGAGCTCGTCGAGACGTTCAAGGGCATTTTCTCCGACAACGTCGAGGCCGCTCTGTACCCCGAGCTCGAGGTCGCTGACGGCAAGCCCGTCTTCCCGCACGATCCGGAGCTCCAGCTGCGCCTTGCCATCCAGGCCGTCTTTGGCAGCTGGATGAACGAGCGCGCCTGCATCTACCGCAAGCAGCACGGCATTTCCGACGACCTTGGCACCGCCGTCAACGTTCAGGCTATGGCCTTTGGCAATAAGGGCGAGACCTCGGCGACCGGCGTCGCCTTTACGCGCAACCCGGCCGACGGCACCAAGGAGTTCTACGGTGACTTTCTGGTCAACGCCCAGGGCGAGGACGTCGTTGCCGGCATCCGCAACACCGAGCCCATCGCCGACCTCAAGACCACTCCGGGCCTCGAGTCCGCAGGTGAGGAGCTTGAACGTGTCTTCCTGACGCTCGAGGATCACTACCGCGACATGTGCGACATCGAGTTCACCATCGAGCAGGGTAAGCTCTGGATGCTCCAGACCCGCGTGGGCAAGCGTACCGCAACCGCCGCTCTGCGCATTGCTATTGAGATGGTCGAGGAAGGCCTCATTACCCGTGAGGAGGCCGTGAGCCGCATCGATCCCGCGCAGCTCGACCAGCTCCTGCACCCGCAGTTCGATTCCTCCAAGAAGTACGAGGCGCTCGCATGCGGCCTTAACGCCAGTCCCGGTGCCGCCGTGGGCGAGGTCGTGTTCTCGAGCGATGACGCCGTTGCGCGTTCTGCCGAGGGCCATAAGGTCATTCTGGTCCGCTGGGAGACCAACCCCGATGACCTGAAGAGTATGGTCGCCGCCGAGGGTATCTTGACGAGCCATGGTGGCAAGACGAGCCACGCCGCCGTTATTGCCCGTGGCATGGGTACCCCCTGCGTCTGCGGCGTCGAACGCTTCCATATCGACGCCGCCGAGAAGGTCGTGCGTATCGAGGGCAGCGATCGCGTGCTGCACGAGGGCGACATCATCTCCATCGACGGCACCCAGGGTATCGTTGTCGATGGCGCTGTCGATTTGGTCTCCGCCGAGCTCACCGGCGACCTGGACACCCTCCTGTCCTGGGCTGATGAGATCCGCCTGGACGAGACCGACGGTCACGCCAACCACGTGCGCGTCAACGCCGACAACCCCGAGGATGCCGAGCTCGCGCTTGAGTTTGGCGCCGAGGCCATCGGTCTGTGCCGTACCGAGCACATGTTCCTGGGCGATCGCAAGAACATTATCCAGAGCTTCATCCTGTCCGACGACGAGGCTGTGAAGCAGCAGGCCCTGGCCGATCTGCTCAAGGTTCAGACTGAGGACTTCCTGTCCATGTTCAAGACCATGTCTGGTCGTGAGGTGGTCGTTCGCCTGCTCGATCCGCCGCTTCATGAGTTCCTGGATAATCCTCGCGAGCTCGAGGTCGCCATCACCAAGAAGGAAGCCGCCGGTGCCAGCGAGGAAGAGCTTGCCGCCCTGCGTGCCCGCCTGCGCCGTATCGACGGCATGGTCGAGTCCAACCCGATGCTCGGCCTGCGCGGCGTGCGTCTGTCCGTCGTCTTCGGTGACCTGCCGCTCATGCAGGTCCGTGCCGTGGCAACGGCTGCCGCCCGCCTTATCAAGGAAGGCGTCGACCCGCGTCCCGAGATTATGGTCCCGCTCGTTTCCATTACGGCCGAGCACGTTCAGACCCGCGAGGTCATAGAGCGCGTGATCGCCGAGGTCTCCGCCGAGGAGGGCGTCGAGCTCAACATTCCAGTGGGCACGATGCTCGAGCTGCCGCGCGCCTGCATGGTCGCTGACGAGATTGCACAGCACGCCGACTTCTTCTGCTTTGGCACCAACGACCTCACGCAGACGACTTTCGGTTTCTCGCGTGACGACGCCGAGGCCAAGTTCATTCCGCTGTACATGCACAAGAAGATCTTGAAGGATAACCCCTTCGAGACCATCGACTCGGCGGTGCTGGAGCTCGTGCGCATGGCCGTCGAGAAGGGCCGTGCCACCAACCCCGGCATGCACTTTGGCGTGTGCGGTGAGCACGGCGGCGACCCTAAGTCCATCAAGGCCCTGTTTAACGCGGCCGACGTGGACTATGTGTCCTGCTCGCCCTATCGCGTGCCCCTCGCGCGCCTGGCTGCCGCTCAGGCCAAGCTCGAGGCGAAGCGCTCCGCGTAA
- the rpsP gene encoding 30S ribosomal protein S16 translates to MAVKIRLARHGAKKRPYYRVVVADSRAPRDGRIIEEVGRYNPMTAPKTINLDLEKIADWQSKGAQLTDAVAALVKAANEGEKTETVVKKSKKQLAKEAEAAKAAAEAAEGAEE, encoded by the coding sequence CTAAGAAGCGTCCGTACTACCGTGTCGTCGTCGCCGATTCCCGCGCCCCGCGTGACGGTCGTATCATCGAGGAGGTTGGCCGCTACAACCCGATGACCGCCCCCAAGACCATCAACCTCGACCTCGAGAAGATCGCCGACTGGCAGTCCAAGGGCGCTCAGCTCACCGACGCCGTCGCTGCTCTGGTCAAGGCCGCCAACGAGGGCGAGAAGACCGAGACCGTCGTCAAGAAGTCCAAGAAGCAGCTCGCCAAAGAGGCCGAGGCCGCTAAGGCTGCCGCTGAGGCCGCTGAGGGCGCCGAGGAGTAA
- the rimM gene encoding ribosome maturation factor RimM (Essential for efficient processing of 16S rRNA): MVKPHGRKGEVLAQPLRGLPSVLEPGMRVALTPPALKRDRFCTVVSVTDTGDGDLVSFEGIDDLTAAEGITGCYVLANRDDFELDSLDAAYTDLMGREVVDERFGSLGTIVEIMSTPANDVWVVEGDRYGEVLIPVIEQVVLDLPDTGTISVHVMDGLIDMDK; this comes from the coding sequence GTGGTCAAGCCGCACGGAAGGAAGGGGGAGGTCCTCGCGCAGCCGCTGCGGGGGCTTCCTTCTGTATTGGAGCCGGGTATGCGTGTCGCCTTGACGCCGCCGGCGCTCAAGCGCGACCGTTTTTGCACGGTCGTGTCCGTCACCGATACGGGCGATGGCGATCTGGTCTCATTTGAGGGCATAGACGACTTGACGGCCGCCGAGGGCATCACCGGATGCTATGTGCTGGCCAATCGTGACGACTTCGAGCTCGATTCGCTCGACGCCGCCTATACCGACCTCATGGGTCGCGAGGTGGTCGACGAGCGCTTTGGCTCGCTCGGCACGATTGTCGAGATCATGTCGACGCCCGCCAACGATGTTTGGGTTGTCGAGGGCGATCGGTACGGCGAGGTGCTGATTCCCGTGATCGAGCAGGTTGTGCTCGATCTTCCCGACACAGGAACAATTTCCGTTCACGTTATGGACGGCTTGATCGATATGGACAAGTAG
- the glyS gene encoding glycine--tRNA ligase subunit beta produces MADAKDFLFEIGTEEMPSAPLNNAVKQLGTMIAKGLDEAGLAHGEVRVISSPRRLAALVADVATATDEVHEVKRGPAANIAFDADGNATKAAQGFARKCGVAAEDLVRREDADGREYVFAEKNIPSAPATPILTALCEKTIAGLQWPNYRSQRWGHEHATFVRPVRWICCLLGEDVVPVSFADVTSGNTTRGHRVLGPGDHVVASPAVYEQVLEDAGVLSAERRREAILAGIAEVEAARPGCHVDTPKKVFEEVINLCEWPTVLVGTFDEEFLKVPHEIICESMLTNQRYFPIYDGEGKLTREFVIVSNSKPENAERVIDGNERVVRARLDDAKFFYEEDLKISLDEFRERLAKVAFQEKLGSVLAKSERIEQLALAIAREAHLGAHLAADAGRAAHLCKADLVSNAVVEFTSQQGVMGGYYAIAMGENDEVAHAIRDHYRPRFAGDELPEGTAGCIVACADKLDTIAGIFAIGEPPTGSSDPYALRRAAIGIINILRDRLPIDPTSLIDFALELYSEQGIEFDAAEVAQQVRDFFHGRLVSMARDEKIPADTVAAVSAVHIIAPSVFFARCAALDEARKNDAETFDNLATAYARAAHISKPELGVEYDRALMGEVELALADASEAAQTAVDAALAAEDYPAAFAALAALRAPIDRFFDEVMVMDKDEQLRDNRLKLLNRFEAVFSGIANIGELARKK; encoded by the coding sequence ATGGCAGACGCTAAGGATTTCCTGTTTGAGATCGGTACGGAGGAAATGCCCTCTGCACCGCTGAACAATGCCGTCAAGCAGCTTGGCACTATGATTGCCAAGGGTCTCGATGAGGCCGGTCTGGCCCACGGCGAGGTCCGCGTGATCTCGAGCCCGCGTCGCCTGGCTGCGCTCGTTGCCGACGTCGCCACCGCGACCGATGAGGTTCACGAGGTCAAGCGTGGCCCCGCGGCCAACATCGCCTTTGATGCCGACGGTAACGCTACCAAGGCCGCCCAGGGCTTCGCCCGCAAGTGCGGTGTGGCTGCCGAGGATCTGGTCCGTCGCGAGGACGCCGACGGCCGTGAGTACGTCTTTGCCGAGAAGAACATTCCTTCCGCCCCGGCCACCCCGATCCTGACGGCCCTGTGCGAGAAGACCATCGCCGGCCTGCAATGGCCCAACTACCGCTCTCAGCGCTGGGGCCACGAGCACGCCACGTTTGTACGTCCGGTCCGCTGGATCTGCTGCCTTTTGGGCGAGGACGTCGTGCCCGTGTCGTTTGCCGACGTGACGAGCGGCAACACCACGCGCGGCCATCGCGTCCTGGGCCCCGGTGACCATGTGGTCGCCAGCCCCGCTGTTTACGAGCAGGTGCTCGAGGACGCCGGCGTGCTCTCTGCCGAGCGCCGTCGCGAGGCCATCCTTGCCGGAATCGCCGAGGTCGAGGCTGCGCGCCCTGGCTGCCACGTCGATACGCCCAAGAAGGTCTTCGAGGAGGTCATCAACCTCTGCGAGTGGCCGACGGTGCTCGTCGGTACCTTCGATGAGGAGTTCCTCAAGGTCCCGCACGAGATCATCTGCGAGTCTATGCTCACCAACCAGCGCTACTTCCCGATTTATGACGGCGAGGGCAAGCTGACGCGTGAGTTCGTGATTGTCTCCAACAGCAAGCCCGAGAACGCCGAGCGCGTGATCGACGGCAACGAGCGCGTTGTGCGCGCCCGCCTGGATGACGCCAAGTTCTTCTACGAGGAGGATCTGAAGATCTCCCTCGACGAGTTCCGCGAGCGTCTGGCCAAGGTCGCCTTCCAGGAGAAGCTCGGCAGCGTGCTCGCCAAGTCCGAGCGTATTGAGCAGCTCGCGCTCGCTATTGCCCGCGAGGCTCACCTGGGTGCCCACCTGGCCGCCGATGCCGGCCGCGCCGCTCACCTGTGCAAGGCCGACCTGGTGTCCAACGCCGTCGTCGAGTTCACGAGCCAGCAGGGCGTGATGGGCGGTTACTACGCCATCGCGATGGGGGAGAACGACGAGGTCGCCCACGCCATTCGCGATCACTATCGTCCCCGCTTCGCCGGCGACGAGCTGCCCGAGGGTACCGCTGGCTGCATCGTGGCCTGCGCCGACAAGCTCGATACCATTGCCGGTATTTTTGCCATCGGCGAGCCCCCGACCGGCTCTTCCGACCCGTACGCGCTGCGTCGTGCCGCCATCGGCATCATCAACATCCTGCGCGACCGTCTGCCGATCGACCCCACGTCGCTCATCGACTTTGCGCTCGAGCTCTATAGCGAGCAGGGCATTGAGTTTGACGCCGCCGAGGTCGCCCAGCAGGTCCGTGACTTCTTCCACGGCCGTCTGGTGAGCATGGCTCGCGATGAGAAGATCCCGGCCGACACCGTTGCCGCCGTTTCCGCGGTGCACATCATTGCCCCGTCGGTCTTCTTCGCCCGCTGCGCCGCCCTCGACGAGGCCCGCAAGAACGACGCCGAGACCTTCGACAACCTGGCGACTGCCTACGCCCGCGCCGCGCATATCTCCAAGCCCGAGCTGGGCGTGGAGTACGACCGCGCCCTGATGGGCGAGGTCGAGCTTGCGCTTGCCGACGCCTCCGAGGCCGCTCAGACCGCCGTCGACGCCGCCCTTGCTGCCGAGGATTACCCTGCCGCGTTTGCCGCTCTGGCCGCCCTGCGCGCGCCCATCGATCGTTTCTTCGACGAGGTTATGGTCATGGACAAGGACGAGCAGCTCCGCGATAATCGCCTTAAGCTGCTCAACCGCTTCGAGGCCGTTTTCTCCGGCATCGCCAACATTGGTGAGCTTGCCCGCAAAAAGTAA
- the lepB gene encoding signal peptidase I translates to MVPSQHSALRGAFEWIVIVAIALIATFVIRSFVVEPFVVPTGSMESTIEIGDQILAQKVSLELGQPVKQGDIVVFHNPDATSEHDVLVKRVIATAGQTVDLQDGKVVVDGQALDEDYTTGMSWPLSVQAPGAQVSYPYTVPDDCVWVMGDNRENSADSRYFGPVDRSDLIAVALVRYWPLNRIGAID, encoded by the coding sequence ATGGTTCCATCGCAGCATTCTGCCCTGAGGGGCGCCTTTGAGTGGATCGTAATCGTTGCGATTGCACTCATCGCCACCTTCGTGATTCGCTCGTTTGTGGTCGAACCCTTTGTGGTGCCTACCGGTTCCATGGAGTCCACGATCGAGATCGGAGACCAGATCCTGGCGCAGAAGGTGAGCCTTGAGCTCGGCCAGCCTGTCAAACAGGGCGATATCGTGGTGTTCCACAACCCCGATGCCACGTCCGAGCATGACGTGCTGGTAAAGCGCGTCATCGCCACGGCCGGTCAGACGGTCGATCTGCAGGACGGCAAGGTCGTCGTTGACGGCCAGGCGCTCGATGAGGACTATACGACTGGCATGAGCTGGCCGCTTTCGGTCCAAGCCCCCGGCGCTCAGGTGAGCTATCCCTACACCGTCCCTGACGACTGTGTGTGGGTGATGGGCGACAACCGCGAGAACTCTGCTGACTCCCGCTACTTTGGTCCGGTCGACCGCTCCGACTTGATCGCCGTTGCGCTTGTGCGCTACTGGCCGCTCAACCGTATCGGCGCTATCGATTAA
- a CDS encoding glycine--tRNA ligase subunit alpha has protein sequence MNASSLSFQDIILRLQQYWGEQGCVIMQPYDSEVGAGTFHTATTLRSLGPAEWRTCYAQPCRRPADGRYGENPNRMQHYYQFQVLIKPSPVNAQELYLGSLAAIGLDPNDHDVRFVEDDWESPTLGAWGLGWEVWLNGMEVTQFTYFQQVGGIEVDPVPVEITYGLERIAMYAQGVNSVYDLVWSYLPDGTPMTYGDVFLENEREFSAYNFEVANVEMMRQKFDDYEAECHSCLERKLPLPAYDCVMKCSHAFNLLDARGALSAVERANYILRVRAVAKACCEAYMAEVAGINENADQEGEVA, from the coding sequence ATGAACGCTTCATCGCTTTCCTTCCAAGACATCATCCTGCGCCTCCAGCAGTACTGGGGCGAGCAGGGCTGCGTCATTATGCAGCCCTATGACTCCGAGGTCGGTGCCGGTACCTTCCATACCGCGACCACGCTGCGCTCGCTCGGTCCCGCCGAGTGGCGCACCTGCTATGCGCAGCCCTGCCGCCGTCCCGCCGACGGCCGCTATGGCGAGAACCCCAACCGCATGCAGCACTACTATCAGTTCCAGGTGCTCATCAAGCCCTCGCCGGTCAACGCCCAGGAGCTTTACCTGGGTTCGCTGGCCGCCATTGGCCTGGACCCCAACGACCATGACGTCCGCTTTGTCGAGGACGACTGGGAGAGCCCGACGCTCGGCGCCTGGGGCCTTGGCTGGGAGGTCTGGCTCAACGGCATGGAGGTCACGCAGTTTACGTACTTCCAGCAGGTGGGCGGCATCGAAGTCGACCCCGTGCCCGTCGAGATCACCTATGGCCTGGAGCGTATCGCCATGTACGCCCAGGGCGTCAACTCGGTCTATGACCTGGTGTGGAGCTACCTGCCCGACGGCACGCCCATGACCTACGGCGACGTGTTCCTGGAGAACGAGCGCGAGTTTAGTGCTTACAATTTTGAGGTCGCCAACGTCGAGATGATGCGTCAGAAGTTTGACGACTACGAGGCCGAGTGCCACTCCTGCCTGGAGCGCAAGCTGCCGCTGCCGGCATATGACTGCGTCATGAAGTGCAGCCATGCCTTCAACCTGCTCGATGCCCGCGGTGCGCTGTCCGCAGTCGAGCGTGCCAACTACATCCTGCGCGTCCGCGCCGTCGCCAAGGCGTGCTGCGAGGCCTATATGGCCGAGGTCGCCGGAATCAACGAGAATGCCGATCAGGAAGGCGAGGTGGCGTAA
- a CDS encoding KH domain-containing protein: MLSDRIADLVEYLVVQIVDDPDSVSLEVIDGDDASTIEVSVAEDDVAKVIGRRGRTIKAIRTLARALAARLDTAVEVEVLG; the protein is encoded by the coding sequence ATGCTCTCAGATCGCATCGCCGATCTCGTCGAATATCTCGTTGTTCAGATCGTCGACGACCCGGATTCCGTGAGCCTCGAGGTCATCGATGGTGACGACGCCTCCACGATTGAGGTTTCGGTTGCCGAGGATGACGTCGCTAAGGTCATCGGCCGTCGTGGCCGTACCATCAAGGCCATTCGCACGCTCGCCCGTGCACTGGCCGCTCGCCTCGACACTGCTGTCGAGGTAGAGGTTCTGGGCTAG
- a CDS encoding kinase/pyrophosphorylase gives MDCPVTARPTVIVISDSLGDTACEVVLAASGQFDEGAFRVLRLSKVTSVEQVKSFVGPRVDADHRDIAVFHTIVDPALRARVLDYLGMLHIRSVDLIGPTLAVLSSLIGVPPKGVAGVIHKTDDRYFHRIEAMEYFVEHDDGRGCDDLSDADIVLLGVSRTSKTPLSMYLAYQGYKVANVPLAHGMEPPKSIYEVDPLRLFGLISTVDVISEIRDSRLGDDYARAVAGSYAEPESVRGELEEARALMKRLGCFVVRTDGKAIEESASEIIAHLEEIQEARARRAARRAQQK, from the coding sequence ATGGATTGCCCGGTCACCGCTCGTCCCACCGTTATCGTTATCTCCGACTCGCTCGGTGATACCGCTTGTGAGGTGGTGCTTGCGGCCTCCGGGCAATTTGATGAAGGGGCTTTTCGTGTTTTACGTCTGTCTAAGGTGACCTCGGTGGAGCAGGTCAAGTCGTTTGTGGGCCCGCGAGTCGATGCCGACCATCGCGATATCGCCGTGTTCCATACCATCGTCGATCCGGCGCTTCGTGCTCGCGTGCTCGACTACTTGGGCATGCTGCACATTCGCTCGGTCGACCTGATCGGCCCGACGCTTGCCGTGCTGTCGTCGCTCATCGGTGTGCCTCCCAAGGGCGTTGCGGGTGTGATTCACAAGACCGACGATCGCTATTTCCATCGTATCGAGGCTATGGAGTATTTCGTTGAGCACGATGACGGGCGCGGCTGCGATGATCTGTCGGATGCCGATATCGTGCTGCTGGGTGTATCCCGCACGTCCAAGACGCCGCTGTCGATGTATTTGGCCTATCAGGGCTACAAGGTCGCCAACGTTCCGTTGGCACACGGTATGGAGCCGCCCAAGTCGATTTACGAGGTCGATCCGTTGCGGTTGTTCGGTCTGATTTCGACCGTCGATGTGATTTCCGAGATTCGCGATAGCCGCCTGGGCGACGACTATGCCCGCGCCGTCGCCGGCTCTTATGCCGAGCCCGAGAGCGTGCGCGGCGAGCTCGAGGAGGCTCGTGCCCTCATGAAACGTCTGGGTTGCTTTGTGGTGCGCACCGACGGCAAGGCGATCGAGGAGAGTGCTTCCGAAATCATCGCTCACCTCGAGGAGATTCAAGAGGCAAGAGCCCGCCGTGCCGCCCGCCGCGCCCAACAAAAGTAG
- the trmD gene encoding tRNA (guanosine(37)-N1)-methyltransferase TrmD: MLIETLSVFPEMFELVMSTSILGRARKAGLFDFKAYNLRDWTHDRHRTVDDEPYGGGQGMLMKVEPIAEAIEAISSEGPKPTVVFFTPCGEPFTQHVAERLLKSERLLFVCSRYEGVDERAYAYADERLSIGDYVLTGGELPAMVVADAVVRLIPGALGDEMSNVDESFSTAEDGGLLEYAQYTRPAEFNGEGVPPVLVSGDHAKVDAWRRKNAIERTCRWRPDLIETARLTPEERAYAQEILDASYSQSEE, from the coding sequence ATGCTGATCGAGACCCTTTCGGTCTTTCCCGAGATGTTTGAGCTCGTCATGTCCACGTCGATTTTGGGCCGCGCCCGCAAGGCCGGCCTTTTTGATTTTAAGGCGTATAACCTGCGCGATTGGACGCACGACCGCCATCGCACCGTCGATGACGAGCCGTATGGCGGCGGGCAGGGCATGCTCATGAAGGTCGAGCCCATTGCCGAGGCAATTGAGGCCATCAGCTCCGAGGGTCCCAAGCCCACCGTGGTGTTCTTCACCCCCTGCGGCGAGCCCTTTACGCAGCATGTGGCCGAGCGCCTGCTCAAAAGCGAGCGCCTGCTGTTTGTGTGCAGCCGTTACGAGGGCGTCGATGAGCGTGCATATGCGTATGCCGATGAGCGTCTGTCGATCGGCGACTACGTGCTCACGGGCGGCGAGCTGCCCGCTATGGTCGTAGCCGATGCCGTCGTACGGCTCATTCCCGGAGCCTTGGGCGACGAGATGAGCAACGTGGACGAGTCCTTCTCGACCGCCGAGGACGGTGGCCTGCTCGAGTACGCGCAGTACACCCGCCCCGCCGAGTTTAATGGCGAGGGCGTGCCTCCAGTGCTCGTAAGCGGCGACCACGCCAAGGTCGATGCCTGGCGTCGCAAAAACGCCATCGAGCGTACCTGTCGTTGGCGTCCCGATCTTATCGAGACGGCGCGGCTCACGCCCGAGGAGCGCGCGTACGCGCAGGAGATCCTGGACGCTTCGTATTCGCAGAGCGAGGAGTGA
- the rplS gene encoding 50S ribosomal protein L19 — MDYIRAIERQQIREDIPQVRVADNVKVHYRIKEGDRERIQVFQGDVIRMAGAGARETFTVRKMSFGVGVERTFPLHSPKIAKLEVVRHGRVRRAKLYYLRDKVGKAARIPEKR; from the coding sequence ATGGATTACATCCGCGCAATCGAGCGTCAGCAGATCCGCGAGGACATTCCTCAGGTTCGCGTCGCCGACAACGTCAAGGTTCACTACCGCATTAAGGAAGGCGACCGCGAGCGCATCCAGGTCTTCCAGGGCGACGTCATCCGCATGGCCGGCGCCGGTGCCCGCGAGACCTTCACCGTCCGCAAGATGTCCTTCGGTGTCGGTGTTGAGCGTACCTTCCCGCTTCACAGCCCCAAGATCGCCAAGCTCGAGGTCGTTCGTCACGGTCGCGTCCGTCGCGCCAAGCTGTACTACCTCCGCGACAAGGTGGGCAAGGCTGCTCGCATCCCCGAGAAGCGCTAA